AAGGTACGGGGAATGGCCGGAGCGACGATCCTGGGCGACGGCAACGTGGCTCTCATCCTCGACGTGGCATCCCTGCACGGTCGTTGAGCGGGAGAATCCCCATGGAGTGGGAAGAACTCGAACTCTCCACACTGCAGCTCGACGCGATTCGGGAGGTGGGGAACATCGGAGCGGGGAACGCCGCCACCGCGCTTTCCCAGCTCCTGGGGAGAACGGTGGACATGGAGGTACCCGTGGCGGACCTCGTGTCGATTTACGATATTCCCTTCCGGTACGGGTCTCCGGAATCCCAGGTCTGTGCGATACTCATCCGGGCGGAGGGGGATTTCTCCTGCAATCTGATCTTCGTCATGGAAGAGGCGGAAGCACAGGGACTTGCGGACCTGTTGCTCTCCATGGACATCAGCGGCATGGATCCTGACGTGCAGATACAGATGCGGGACAGCGCCCTCTCCGAGGTAGGAAATATCATTCTCGGTGCTTTTCTGAACGCCATTTCCATGATGACCGGCTACGTCCTTCCGGCCTCGGTGCCTTCGGTGGCGCACGACATGCTCGGGGCCATCATGGATGTGGTGGCTTCCATCTTCGGTGTCATGGGAGAGACTGCCGTCATCGTGAAGACGACGCTTCAAGTGATGGATGTGCAGCAGGAAATCCGAGGTAACGTCATCATGGTGCCGGATCCGGGAGCGCTCGCCGTGCTCCTGGAGAAGCTGGGGGTGTATTGAGAATGGCTCAGACCATTCACGTCGGTATGGCGGACCTTGTCGCCGTCAAACATCCCTCTGTGCTCGTGACGTTGGGACTTGGATCCTGCATCGGTCTCGTCATCTTCGACTCGAAGAACAAGGTGGCGGGAATGGCGCACATCATGCTTCCCGACAGCAGGGAGAGTAAAAGCGTTCCGAAGCCGGGCAAGTTCGCCGATACGGCGGTCCCGAAACTGCTGCAGGAATTGCTTTCCCTCGGCGCTCTCCCGACGAATCTTCAGGCGAAGATCGCCGGAGGGGCTCAGATGTTCTCCGTTCCAGGAAAGGAATCGGGACTTCTTGCCGTGGGTGCGCGAAACATTGAGGCAACGAAAAAATGCCTTGAACAGCACAGGATCCCTCTCATTGCCGAGGACACTGGAGGAAACAAGGGACGCAGCATCGAGTTCGCGGTACCTCAATGGACATTGACCGTCAAGGTTCTCGGCACCGGCACGAAAGAAATCTGAATGAAATCGACGATTCGAGGCGATAGCCAGGAGGACCCGTGGTATGGTCGATGCGGAAAGAAACATCACGCCCGCCCACAACAGCGAAGACGCAGCTGCCGCTGCCGCATTTTCACCGGTTGATACGGAGGCAGAGGGCGCTTTCCCCGCAGAGAGCCCTATGGTCGCCCCGGGTTCGAACGCCCGGGAAGGAGGAAGCATCTCTTTCGAGGAACTGGCGCGTCTGCTGCACTGTTCTCCCGAGGACGTCCAGGCGACTGCGGCCACATTGGACAAAGATCCGGACAAGGCGAGGGAGATGCTCAAGTCCCTCGCGCCAGCCTACCTCGCCGTCAAGGGGCGTTTCGAGGCGAGGCGTCGTGGCGAGGTGAACGGCGGTTTTTGCATCGTCGCGGACGGGCATTCGGGAACGCTTGTGGACAGCGTCGTCTGGGTGGGAACCTATGAACTTCCTCAGGGATTTACCGCCAGGGCGAGTTGGGAGTCGGTCCGGGCGGCCCTCACCGGCATTTCCGCATTTCCTGATCGCCTGATGTACCGCAAGATCCAGTCCATTCTCGAGCCACTTCTCACTCCTACGGCGATGAACGTTCTCTTTCAGTCCTCCGATGCCATGGCGACCTTTGTCACGAGGCTGAAAGAATCCTTGAGCGACCAGTTTCGGATGGAATTCATCGTGGACGTTCACATGGAGCGTTTCAATCGGCTTCGCCTCGACATGTCTTCTCTGGGAAAAAAACAGGAAGAACGGAAAGAGGAACCGAAGGAGAGTTCACCACCCAAAGAAAGCCGATCCGGCATTGAAGAGATCAAGATCTTCTGTGCTCCCGTTCTCGATCCGGTGCGAGGCAAGCCCGTCTCGGCGCTTCGCGTCGGAGATGTGGTGGAAGTCTCTTTCGAACAGGCCCAGGGATTGGGGCGTTTCATCGGGCGCCTCATCTCCCGGAGTGGTCTCGTTCCTGCGTTCGCCGTGGAGGAAGTACGTCCTCTTCCCACGGGAGACATCTCGGTTCGTCTGAGCATCTCCGAGGGAATCGTGGGAGCCATGAAACTCTCCCCCACGTATCGCATACGTCTTCACAGTTCGAAGTACAATGTCTTTCGTCGTTCCATCCTCTCGTTAAAGCTCTTCATCCAAGTGGGACTCTTCATCGCCGCGGTGCTTCTTCTGCTCTTCGGCGTGTATTGGTTTTTCTTCCTGGAATAGGTGGCTTTTTTCATGACACAGGAACAACAGCGGACTGACGCGCATCTTTGGAAAGAATACAGGGAGACGCCGACACCTTCCTTGCGGGAGGCCATCGTCGCAAGATATCTTCCCTTGGTGCGTTTTGTCGCGGGACGCATGGCGGTGACGCCGCCGCCAGGGCTTGACTACGAGGATATCTACAGTTTCGGAATCCTTGGGCTTCTCGACGCCATCGACCGATTCGATCTGTCGAGAGGATTTTCTTTCCAAACCTTTGCCGTTCCGAGAATTCGCGGCGCCATTCTGGACGAACTGCGGAAATACGACTGGATCTCCAGGACGGGACGCGAAAAGCTCCAGAAGCTCGAAAGGGCGACGGAAAAACTTCTCCAGGCGCATGGTCGTGCGGAGGATCGTCTTCTCATGAGAGAACTTGGCATGGATGATGCGGCGTACAGGGAACTCCTGGATGTGGCGAGCAGGAGTTATGTGGTCTCCCTTGACGAAGTCGTTCCCATGGAGGATGGTGATGTGGAAAGAGGAGCCTCTCTTCCCGATGACTCCTTGTCCGCACAGACATTGCTGGAACAGGCGGACGAACTCCAAATGGTGGTGGGTGCCCTGGAAAAACTTCCCGAACGGGAGCGTCTGCTTCTGTCGTTGTATTATGGGGATGGTTTGACTCTCAAGGAGATCGGGGCTGTTCTGGGGGTGACGGAGTCCAGGGTTTCCCAGCTTCACGGCAAGGCGCTGGCGTATCTTCGCGGCATTCTCGCGACATTCTGAGGAGGGATGAACGTGGAAACACGTCCATATCGATTGAAAATGGCTTCCGACGGAGTGTACCTTCTGATTGAACCGTCGGCGGAAGTTGCGCTTGCGGACGTGATCGCGTTCATTCGTTCCAGGGAGATCGAGGAGTACGACGGCGATGCAATTTTGCGCGCCGTGAATGAAAAATCCGGTGAACCGGTCCGCATTGCCGACCGGCGCCCGGAACTGGACAAGGCGGCACAAGTGGGAGTGCGCATCTCCGAAGATGCCCTCACGGCGGAGATCAGAATCCTTCCGCCTCTGGGCAAGCCTTGGCCTACGGTGGAGGAGCTGAAGGCGACGCTCAAGGAGTACGGCGTCGTTCACGGAATCAGGGAAGATGTTTTGCAACGCCTCGTTTCCTCCAGAATCGACGGCAAGTGGACCGAAGTCGCCACGGGTACCGCGCCGGTGGAGGGAAAGGATGCGGAGTTCGTCTACAAGGTGGAGCTGCACGGTGCGAAGCCCAAAGAGATCGACGACAATCGGGTGGACATGAAGGAACTTGGCACGGTGGTCAACGTGGTGAAGGGGCAGGAGCTTCTCGAGAAGATTTCTCCCGTCCCCCAGAAGGACGGGCAGAGTGTTCTGGGGAAACTCATCAAGGCCCGCCAAGTGAAGGACAAGAACATCCCTTCGGGGACGAACACGTATCTTTCCGAGGACGGCCTGCATCTTTTTGCTGGAATCGACGGACATGTGACGATACGGGACAACAAGTTCACCGTGCTTCCTGTTTTTGAGGTTCACGGTGATGTGGATTACAGCACGGGGAACATTCAATTTGTCGGAGATGTATACGTGAAGGGCACCGTTCGGGAAGGATTCGAGGTGACCGCGGGAGGCAATATTGTCGTGGGCGGCGTTGTGGAAGGAGCCTTTCTCACCGCCGAGGGAAACATCACCATCCGGGGCGGTGTGCGGGGCATGAACCGTGGCAAGATTCAGGCGAAGGGGAATATCGAAGCCGGATATATCGATCAGAGCTGGATTCGCAGCGCTCAGGACATCAGCGTGAATGAGGCCATCATGCACAGCGATGTGGGAGCCCGGGGTGTCGTGGATGTCATGGGAGGCAAGAAGGGGCTCATCGTAGGCGGCAAGATCCAGGCGGGGCAGGAAGTACGATGTGAAATCCTCGGCAGCGAGATGGGGACCCGAACGGAAGTCGTGGTGGGGCTTCCCCCGGAAATGCTTGAGGAGAGAACGCTTCTTCAGGGAAGCGTGAAGGAATTGGATGCCAAACTCCAGGAGATCCTTTCCAACGTGTCCTATCTCAAGAAGGTCGAATCCCTGGGCAAGCTGGATGACGCGAAGCGACAGATCCTTCTGAAGCTTACGAGAGCTCAGTTTCAACTCCAGGCCCAATTCAAGATCGCCAAGGAAAAACTGGCCGCCCTGGAATCCCAGATGGACAAGACCAAGGCGGAAGGGCGTGTCCTTGTACATAAAATCGTTTATCCCGGTGTTTCCGTGACAATCCGGGGATTGACCTATCTGGTACGGGAGACCATGCAGTTCATCGCCTTCTCCTTCATTGACGGAGAGGT
Above is a genomic segment from Aminiphilus circumscriptus DSM 16581 containing:
- a CDS encoding sigma-70 family RNA polymerase sigma factor, whose product is MTQEQQRTDAHLWKEYRETPTPSLREAIVARYLPLVRFVAGRMAVTPPPGLDYEDIYSFGILGLLDAIDRFDLSRGFSFQTFAVPRIRGAILDELRKYDWISRTGREKLQKLERATEKLLQAHGRAEDRLLMRELGMDDAAYRELLDVASRSYVVSLDEVVPMEDGDVERGASLPDDSLSAQTLLEQADELQMVVGALEKLPERERLLLSLYYGDGLTLKEIGAVLGVTESRVSQLHGKALAYLRGILATF
- a CDS encoding chemotaxis protein CheD, whose amino-acid sequence is MAQTIHVGMADLVAVKHPSVLVTLGLGSCIGLVIFDSKNKVAGMAHIMLPDSRESKSVPKPGKFADTAVPKLLQELLSLGALPTNLQAKIAGGAQMFSVPGKESGLLAVGARNIEATKKCLEQHRIPLIAEDTGGNKGRSIEFAVPQWTLTVKVLGTGTKEI
- a CDS encoding FapA family protein, which codes for MNVETRPYRLKMASDGVYLLIEPSAEVALADVIAFIRSREIEEYDGDAILRAVNEKSGEPVRIADRRPELDKAAQVGVRISEDALTAEIRILPPLGKPWPTVEELKATLKEYGVVHGIREDVLQRLVSSRIDGKWTEVATGTAPVEGKDAEFVYKVELHGAKPKEIDDNRVDMKELGTVVNVVKGQELLEKISPVPQKDGQSVLGKLIKARQVKDKNIPSGTNTYLSEDGLHLFAGIDGHVTIRDNKFTVLPVFEVHGDVDYSTGNIQFVGDVYVKGTVREGFEVTAGGNIVVGGVVEGAFLTAEGNITIRGGVRGMNRGKIQAKGNIEAGYIDQSWIRSAQDISVNEAIMHSDVGARGVVDVMGGKKGLIVGGKIQAGQEVRCEILGSEMGTRTEVVVGLPPEMLEERTLLQGSVKELDAKLQEILSNVSYLKKVESLGKLDDAKRQILLKLTRAQFQLQAQFKIAKEKLAALESQMDKTKAEGRVLVHKIVYPGVSVTIRGLTYLVRETMQFIAFSFIDGEVKARPYN
- a CDS encoding chemotaxis protein CheC, with protein sequence MEWEELELSTLQLDAIREVGNIGAGNAATALSQLLGRTVDMEVPVADLVSIYDIPFRYGSPESQVCAILIRAEGDFSCNLIFVMEEAEAQGLADLLLSMDISGMDPDVQIQMRDSALSEVGNIILGAFLNAISMMTGYVLPASVPSVAHDMLGAIMDVVASIFGVMGETAVIVKTTLQVMDVQQEIRGNVIMVPDPGALAVLLEKLGVY